Below is a window of Halomonas sp. Bachu 37 DNA.
TCCAGGGTGACATCGGGGCTGGCGTGCATGACGAACCCGCCGTAACCATGCCCGGATTTGCGCTCGGTACGCGCCAGGGCGTATTCCTCATGGGTGTCGGGGTGCAGGAAGACGGGGAAGTCCCGCCCCACCGCGCGAAACCCGCGACGACGCATGTCCTCGGGTGTGGTGCCCACCACCACCCAGTCGTTATCGTAAACCGGCCATCCCAGCAGGGCATCGCGAACCGCGCCTCCTACCCGGTAGACCTGCAACCCTTCCAGGCGTCTGTCCATGATCTCCCTCTTTCCGTTACGTACTCGTCCCGCTACGTACTTGTCTTCCCGTTTCGTACTTGTCTTCCCGTTGCGTCCTTGTCTGCCCGTTACGTCCTTGGCTAACACCTCACCTGGCGGCTGGGCACGCGGGTGCGCTGGCCGCTCTCCAGGTTCAAGGCGGTAAGACTTCCGCCCCAGACACAGCCGCTATCCAGCGACTCGACAGACATCCTGGCGTCGGGTGCGGTGCCTTCCAGCGCGGCCCAATGGCCGAAGATTACTCGGTAGTCGTCATCGCGGGGATACTGGAACCAAGGGGCGTAGCCGGGAGGCGCGCTGTCCAGCCCCTCCTTGGCGGCAAAATCCAGTTGGCCTTGGGCGTTTATGAAGCGCATCCGCGTGAAGACATTGACGATCATGCGCTGCCGCGCGATACCTTCAAGCTCGGGATGCCATACATCGGGGAGGTTGCCGTACATGGCACACAGGAACGCCCCGGCATTCTCGCTACCCAGCATGGCCTGGACCTCCTGGCCCAGGCGCTCGGCCTGGGGTACCGTCCACTGCGGCAACAGCCCCGCATGAACCATCAGGTCCTGCTCGTGACGCACTGTCAATGGACGGCTCTGCAGCCAATCGAGCAATTGTTCGCGGTCCGGTGCCGCCAGGATGTCGCTCAAGGTGTCGTTGCGTTTCAGGGTACCGTTGCCGCGCGCCACCGCCAGCAGGTGGAGATCATGATTGCCCAGTACGCACTCCGCCGCCGCTCCCAGCGCCTTCACCTCACGCAGGCATTCGAGCGAACCCGGCCCGCGATTGACGAGATCCCCCACCAACCACAGCCGGTCGCGGCGCGAATCAAAGCCGAGCGTTTCCAGCAACTCGATGAATTCGGCATGGCAGCCGTGCAGGTCACCAATAGCATAAGTCGACATGGGCACGTCCTGGTCAATGGATTTGGTTGGGTCCGGCGAGGCAGAACGGCGCCACGGGAACGTCGAACGCCCGCTGGGTCGCGGTATTGAAGCAGGTATAGGCCCCCTGCATGACACCTACCGGGGTTTGCAGGATGGCGCGGCTGGTATAGCGAAAGCGCTGACCGGGTCCGATCAACGGCTGCTGCCCCACCACTCCCTTGCCACGCACTTCCTGACTTTCACCGCTGCCCTGGGTGATCTTCCAGTAGCGTGCCATCAGCTGGACGCTGTGGTCGCTGGTGTTGTGCAGCGTCACCGTGTAGGAGAAAACATACCGCGCCTGGGTGGCGCAGGACTCATCGCTACGGTAATGCGGCTCGATCGCCACGAGTACTTCCGGCTCACTCACCCTGGTCGGCTCCTGTATCGGCAAGCGCCAGGTGATTGGCGATACGCACGAACTCCTCCACGCTCAGGGTCTGCGGGCGACGCCCTGGGTCGATTCCCAGCGTCTCCAGCGCTTCGGCATCGATCCTTCCCTTGAGGTTGTTGCGCAGGGTCTTGCGCCGCTGGCCGAAGGCCTCTCGCACCAGGTCGAACAACAGCAGCGGGTCCTGGGCCGTGTGCGGCAACTGCTCGTGGGGTGTCAGGCGAACGATGGCCGAGTCCACCTTGGGCCGCGGCACGAAGGCTTCCGGGGGCACCACGAACAGCTGGTCGACATGGCAATAGTACTGCGCCATCACCGACAGGCGCCCCCAGTCGGGGCCGCCGGGAACCGCCGCCAGGCGCTCGACCACTTCCTTCTGCAGCATGAAGTGCATGTCCGCGATCGCATCACCCGCCTGCAGTAGATGAACGATGAGCGGCGTCGAGATGTTATAGGGAAGATTGCCTACCACCCGCAGCGCCGGCCCATCGCCTTTCAGTGCCTGAAAGTCGAATTTCAGCGCATCGCCTTCATGAATCACGAAGTCGGGGTAGTTGAAGAATTGCACTCTCAAGCCGGGGATAAGGTCGCGGTCCAGCTCGATGACTTCGAGCTTGCCCGCCGCGTCCAGTAGCGGTTCGGTCAAGGCCCCTTGGCCCGGCCCTATCTCGACCAGTCGGTCCGCGGCGCGTGGCCCGATCGAACGGACGATCCGGGAAATGATCCCCGGATCGCGCAGAAAGTTTTGCCCAAAACGCTTGCGTGCGCGGTGAACCGGAGGTTGGGTCATGAAACAAAATCCTTGGAAAATAAACCTGACGAGCGATGGCCGGGCGAAGTCGCTACCCGGCGGGGTGGACCTGGCCGGAATGCTTTCGACGCGATAGCTCCGCGGCCAGCGCCAGGGCGACCTGCAAGCTTCCTGGGTCGGCGCTGCCACGGCCGGCTAGATCCAACGCGGTGCCGTGGTCCACCGAGGTCCGCACCAGCGGCAACCCCAGGGTGAGATTGGCGGCCCGGCCGAAGCCGGCATACTTGAGCACCGCGAGACCCTGGTCGTGATACATCGCCAGCACGGCATCGACGTCGCGCAGATGGCGGGGTGTGAACAGGGTATCGGCGGGCAGCGGCCCCTCGATAAGCAAGCCTTCTGCGCGCAGGGCATCGAGCACCGGCGTGATGATGGCTTGCTCCTCATGCCCCAGGTGCCCGCCCTCCCCGGCGTGGGGGTTCAGTCCGCATACCGCGATACGCGGTGCCGCGATACCGAATTGCCGCTTAAGATCGGCGTGCAACAGCCGGGCGATTCGCTCGAGCCTTGGCGCGGTGATGGCATCGGCCACTTTGCGCAGGGGAAGATGGGTGGTCACCAGCGCGACACGCAGGGCGCTCTCCCCCGTCCATCCCGGAACCTGAGCGTGCAGGGCCTGCTCGGTGGCCAGCATCATTACCACTTCGTCCACCTTGCAGGCATCGCGCAGATACTCGGTATGACCGGTAAAGCCGGGAAACCCGCCCTCGACGATCACCCCCTTGTGCAGCGGCGCGGTAACCATGGCATCGGCGTGTCCCTGGAGGCAAGCCGCTATCGCCACATCCAGGGTTTCCAGCACATAGGCGGCATTGGCCGTCTCCAGGTGACCAGGTACGCTCTCGGTGCGCAGCGGTACCGGCCACACCGGTAGCACACCGGCATTCAAGGAGGGCAACGCCTCTCCAGGCGAGATCGTCTCGATTCGTACCGCCAAGCCCAGTGCCCGGGCGCGCACCGCCAGCATCTCAGGATCACCGACCGCAACCGTACCCGGCGGCAGAGCCCCTTGCGCCGCCAGCATCAAGGTCAGCTCGGGACCGATACCGGCGGGCTCGCCCGTGGTCAATGCCAACTTCACGGCCAGCGAGCCGGCCTCGCCTGCATGCATCAGAGCCGGATATCCACGTAGGCCTGGGAGCGGATCTCCTGAATCCAGCCTTCCAGTGCCTCGCTGGCACGGCGCTGGAACATGGCCTGGCGCACCTGTTCGCGCTGGCTCTCCTGAGTCACGTCCTGGCGGCGCCGCTCGAGTACTTCGATGAGGTGATAGCCAAATTGTGAACGCACCGGCTCGGAAACCTGATTGAGGGGAAGCTCGTTCATGGCCTCTTCGAACGCCGGCACGGTCTGACCGGGGCGAAGCCAGCCCAGTTCGCCGCCATTGAGCGCCGAGCCCTGATCGTCGCTCATTTCCTGCGCCAAGGCGGCGAAGGATTCCCCTTGCTGCAGACGGCGACGTATATCGTTGGCCATTGCGCGCGCCTGACTCTCGTCCCTGTTGGGCGTCATCCCGATCAGGATGTGACGGGCGCGATTTTCTTCGATCACCGCCTGCTCCGTCGGTCCGCCGGGCGCCTGCTGCGCCAGCAAGCGTTCCACGTCACGGTCGCTGATGGAGACGCGTCCCCCTACCTGGCGCTGCTGGACCTGGCGAATGAGCATCTCGCGGCGTACCTGCTCGCGCACCTGTCCCAGGCTCATGCCATCGGCTTCGAGCCTATCGGCGAAAGCATCGAGGCTCATGCCGTTGGATTCGGCGATGCTGCGTAGCTGACGGTTCAGCTCGGTGTCGTCCACGCTGAGATTGGCATCGCGGGCCATTTGCAGCTGGAGCTCTTCCACCACCATGCGCTCCAGCACTTGCCGGCGCAGGTTAACGCCCGTCGGCAAGCTGCCGCCTTGCTCCTCGGCCTGGCGCTGCACTTGCTGTAGCCGCTCCTCGAGCTCGCTTTGCATGATCACGCCATCGTTGACCACCGCCACGACCTGGTCCAGCGAGCGACGCTCCAGCGATTGATATTCCTGGGCCTGCAGTGTCAGCGGCAAGGCGACTAGACAAGCGGCCAAGCCCAGCACACGGCCCAGGGAGGCGATCTTTCGACTGCGCATAATGGTCTTTCCCTTCTTCATGACGTGAATCGTATTGGTTGGTTCAGGGTCCAGCGACGCAGGCGCTAGAACGCCGCGGCGCGGTAGCCCGGAACCGCTTGTTCGAAATAACTGTCCGCTTCCTGGCCTATGCCGCCCAAGCCCTTGAAGACAAAACGCAGGAACAGGCCACGATCATGATAATCGTCGGCCACCCGGGCGGTGTCGTTGTCGTCCACCCACTCTCGCCATACCACTTGCACGCCGTAGCAACAGTCGTTCCACTGTACACCGGCGAGCTGTTCGAGCGAGCGCTGGTTGGTCTGATCGTGAATATAGCGCCCAATCAGATCCACTTGCGGCGTGGCTTTCCAGGCAAACGAGACATCGAACTCCTCGCGGTCATAGTCGCGAAAACCATCGTCGCCCGGTACCACGCTAGGGTCGAAACCTTCGATTTCCCAACGGTAGCCAAGGTTCAATACATGCCCGCGCGGATGGCGATAATGCAAATCCACCGCGGAGCGTTCGGTCAGGTCGCGGTGGTCATCGTAGAGCCATTCGTACCCTGCGCTCCAGCGGGAATTGATCTGCCAATCCACTCGGGTCACCAGCGGCGAGCGCTCGCGTGTAGCCTGATAGAAACGCTCCGCGGTCAGGTAATCCTCCGGCCGGCGCTTGTCGGGGTCGCCATCGAGGTCGATACGCCGATCATCGAAATAGACGCTTTGCCCCACCCCTACCGATAGCTGTTCACTGCCATCTTCGCGCTCCAGCAGCCGCGATTCCAGGGCATAGGAAAGGCGATTGAGATCGCCGACCCGGTCGGCACCGGAGAAGCGATTGGCCGACCACAGCTGATTCCAGGAAAAGGGTTGTTCACGACTGTCGAAATCCGGCAGCTCGCTCTGGTCGGTACGCGGCACGTAGGCGTAATTGAGACGTGGCTCCAGTGTCTGGCGATAGTCGCGTCCGGCAAGCTCGAGCTCACGCTCGAAAACCAGACCGCCATCGACCGAGCTGACCGCGACACTACGGTCCGGCGACTCATCGCGCTGTGTCTGGCGGTCGCCGTAATCCAGGGCATAGGCGGTGTGCCACAATTCAGTACGTGGCTCCAGATGTCCCCAGGGCTGTTCGAACCGCCAGCCGAGCGCCGGCGTCAGGTGCAGGCGGGTACCGGTCGCCGCTTCACGCTCGGGCACCAGGTTTTCGTCGACATCCCGCCAGAAGTGCGTGGCGTTGGAGCGCCACTGGTAATACAGACCGCTATCCTGGCGCCAGTCAGCATTGGCCGTCAGACTGGGAAGACGATAGAACGGTTTGTCGCTATCGTTGAGCGTCTCCTCCAGACGCTGGAAACCCTGAGCTCGGGCATCCAGCTGCCAGCGCTCCCCGCGATAATCGACCTGGGCCAGGCGCTCCATGCTGCTGCGCGAATCGCCGCCGAGGGTACTGCCGAAATCCTCGAAGTAGCGGCCATCACTGGCACTGCCGTAACGCAGGCGATAATTGCTGCGTTCATTCACCCTGCCGGCGTGTTGCGCGTCGATATACCAGCGGTCATCCCCTTCATGGCGATCGGCCCGTTGCCCCGACCCTCCGTCGTCGCTGGCGAGCCACGCCCCTTCCACCTGGCCGCGGCTGTCGGGGTAAAGGTAACGGTATTCGCCTCCAAGCAGGAGGCCATGATCGCTCATCCAGCGCGGCGTAATCGTGGCGTCGTGATTGGCTGCGATATTCCAGTAGAAGGGCTGGGTGTAGTCCACGCCATCGCCGGAGAAACCCAGCGTGGGCCACAGCAACCCGGTTTGGCGACGGTCGTCGAGGGGGAATCGCAGCCAGGGCCAATAGAATACCGGGGTGTCCTTGACTTCCAGACGGGTGTGGCGAGCGGTGCCGTAACCGCGCGCCTGGTGCAAGTTTATTTCGCTGCCCACCAGGCGCCAGGTATTCTCGCCGGGATCGCAGGTGGTGAAGGTGGCATCGTTCAGCCGATAGAGTGACTCGCCGCGCTGCTCCAGGCGCGACGCCTCCCCGCGCAGGCGCTGCTCATAGAAGACATATTGCGCCCCCTCCAGCGCCGCCCGGTCGTCGACCAGAGAGACATTCGCCTGTTTCCCTCGCACCAGAGCGACGCCATCGCGCAGGGCCAACCCCCCTTCGGCCTCGATATGTTGGCGCTGTTCGGGCAAGCGCAGGGAAGCGGCTTCCAGCTGGGTATTGCCTCGGCGCAACACCACATCGCCGCGCAAAAGCGCTTCGCCATTCGCCTGGTAGTCCAGCTCCGACGCTTCCAGCGCCACGGTTTCAGGGTCATCCTGCTGCGGCAAGCGGTAGCCCGGCATTACATAGCGGCCACGGCATAACTCACCTTGAGCGGCGGCGCCTTCCCAGGGTTGCCAGTCCAGATCCTGTGCGGAAGGCGGAGCCGCCTGTACCCACCAGGGGCTTAGCGAAGCGCCGGCCACGAGGCTGCCCAGCGCGGAGCGTGAAAGTCGCTTGCCCATGTTCGTTATCCTTGGCATCGAGAATCGGTATTATACAGTCCGCATGATGCCCGACCAGCAAGGAGCTTGCATGTCCTCTTCTCGATTCGATGCCCTGAGTGACTGGGCGGCACGTCTTCACCAGCTGCCACCGGAGCGCTTGGCGCTGACGCCGGCGGGCGGTGACGCCAGCTTTCGGCGTTACTTTCGCCTCACCTTGCCTTCGGGGGAAAGCCGCATTTTGATGGACGCTCCTCCCGCCCAGGAGGACTCCCGGCCGTTTCTGGCCATCGCCCGGCAGTGGGACGCCGAAGGGCTGCCCGTCCCCACGGTTCACGCCCATGACCTGAACCAGGGTTTTCTGGAACTCGACGACCTGGGCGAGACCCCGTTGCAGTTGACCTTCGATGAAGCCGAACGGCGCTCGTTGCAGCGCCATACCCAGGCACTGGCGATCCTGGCCGATTTGCAGAATCGTGCCGACCCGTCGCCTTTGCCCCATTACGATGCGGCCCTGCTGGAGCGTGAGCTGGATCTGTTCCCCGACTGGTGTCTGGAGCACTGGTTGGGTATCGCCCCGCCTGAAACCTGGCCCGCGCTACGTCAGGCATTGATCGAGTCCGCCCTTGCCCAGCCTCAGGTCACGGTCCATCGCGATTTCGATGCCATGAACCTGATGCTTCATCGGGAGCGGCTGTACATGATCGATTTCCAGGATGCGGTGGCGGGGCCTGTGAGCTACGACCTCGTTTCGCTGCTGCGCGGGCGTTATCTGCGCTTTTCCACCGCTCAGTTCCAGCAGTTGGTGGATGCGTTCCATAGCCAGGCGCTTCGGGACGGAAGGCTGCCCGCTACCCTCGGCCTCGCCGATTTCCTCACGACAGTGAATGCCATGGCCGCCCAGCGCTCGCTCAAGGTACTGGGGATTTTCTGTCGCTTGACCCTACGCGACGGAAAAACCGGCTACATGGCGCGTCTGCCGCACTTTCTCGATCACCTGCAGGACAGTCTCGGCGCCTTGCCCGTCCACAGCGACTTCCACGCCTGGACGGAACACACGTTGCGCCCCGCCCTTCAGCAGCGCCTGGCCCGGGAAAATGAACGATGAAAGCCATGATCCTGGCAGCTGGCCTGGGCAAGCGCATGCGCCCACTGACCGATCATTGCCCGAAACCGTTACTGCCCGTGGCAGGCAAGCCATTGCTGGTACATCACCTGGAACGCCTGGCGCGTGCAGGAATCACCGAGGTGGTGATCAACGTCAGCTACCGCGCCGAGCAGATCATCCAGGCCCTGGGAGACGGCACTCGCTACGGCGTTCACATCACCTGGAGCCGCGAAGCGCAGCCGCTGGAAACCGGGGGTGGGATGCGCCAGGCCTTGACGTATCTGGGCGAGGCGCCCTTCTATCTAGTCAACGGCGATGTGTGGTGCGACACCCTGCCTCTGCCAATGGCTCTCCAGCAAGATGAACTGGCGCACCTGAGCCTGGTGGACAATCCTTCCCACCATCCCCACGGGGATTTTCATCTCGACCCTCACGGCAAGCTGAGTGTCACGGGAGAACCGAAGCTCACCTACGCCGGCATTGCGCTTGTCGACCCTGGACTGGTGGCCGACGAACCTCACGGCGCCTTCGCCCTGGCGCCACTGCTCAAGCGAGCCATGACCGAGGGCCGGGTGAGCGGGAGCCACTACAGCGGGCACTGGGTGGATGTCGGCACGCCCCAACGCTTGCAGGAGCTGGAGGCTCACCTTGCCGGCGAGACATTTTCTTAAGCCTGCGCCGGCCAGATGCTATCCTCAGCGCAGCCAGATGGTGCTTTAGCACCCCCCACAGCCAAGGAGAAAGATGTGAAAGCTCGCGTCAGTTGGACGGATGGCCGCCAGTTCGTGGCGGAATCGGGTAGTGGTCATAGCGTCGTGATCGACGGCCCGCCCGAGCATGGCGGCCGCAATACCGGCCCTCGGCCGATGGAGATGCTGTTGATGGGCATGGGCGGCTGCACCGCCTTCGATATTCTCAACATTCTCGACAAGTCACGCTCGAACGTGACCGACTGCGTGGCCGAGATCGAGGCCGAACGTGCCGACGAAGTGCCGTCGGTATTCACCAGAATTCATGTGCATTTCGTGATCACCGGGCGCGAGCTGAAAGAGAAGCACGTACAGCGCGCCGTGGAGCTGTCGGCGGAGAAATACTGCAGTGCCTCGATCATGCTGGTGAAAGGCGGGGTCGATATCACCCATTCGTTCGAGATTGTCGACGCTTGAGCCGTTCAGTCACGAAAGAAGTGAAAAAAGTCCTCCAGCCGGGTGCGTCACGCACGCTGGCCGGGCATAATACGCTCCCTCGTTTTTCGCTATTACAGCAAGCACGACTTCAGCAAGTCCGTTTTCTACATGTCCGTTACCTGCAAGTGCGGGCTCAAGTACGGTTTCACTGGTTCCGGCGCTGGCTCGTCGGGGTGTCTTCACCTGCCATCAGGAGGCTCGGACGTGGCGAACAATCTCCGACTCCACGGGTTTAACAACCTGACCAGCTCTTTGAGCTTCAACATCTATGACATCTGCTACGCCAAGACCGAAGAGCAGCGTAAAGCCTATATCGATTACATCGATGAACTTTACAACGCCGAGCGTCTGACCCAGATACTCAAGGACGTCACCAACATCATCGGCGCCCACGTGCTCAATATCGCACGACAGGATTACGAGCCCCATGGCGCCAGCGTGACCATCCTGATTGCCGAGCATGAGCTCGAGAATGCCGCGCCGGAACAGATCGAACCCGGCCCCGGGCCCTTGCCCGAAACAGTAGTCGGCCATCTGGACAAGAGTCATGTCACCGTACACAGCTATCCGGAATCACACCCGGACAACGGCATCAGTACTTTTCGCCTGGATATAGACGTTTCCACCTGCGGCATGATCAGCCCGTTGAAGGCGCTCAACTACCTGATCCATAGTTTCGATTCGGACATCGTCACCGTGGACTATCGGGTGCGCGGCTTCACTCGGGACGTGCATGGCAAGAAGCTGTTCATCGACCACGATATCACCTCTATCCAGGACTACCTCGCCACGGATACCAAAGAGGCTTATCAGATGGTGGACGTGAACGTGTACCAGGAGAACATGTTCCACACCAAGATGCTGCTCAAGGATTTCGAACTGGACAACTACCTGTTCGGAACCTCGCGCCGCGATATTACCTTCGAGGAAGCTCGCGATATCGAAGGTCGCTTGCGCAAGGAAATGCTGGAAATCTTCTATTCCCGCAATATGGATTGAGCATCTCGCCCTGTGAATTGAGCATCCCGCTCCGTGAACACACCGAACCCGGCGTCAATAGACGCCGGGTTCGCCTTTGGGGCGCGTCTTGAAACGTCGATGCAGCCACAGGTACTGCTCGGGATGCTGGCGAATCGCCTGTTCGATGAAGTCATTCACCCGAGTGGCATCGGCGACTTCATCATCGCTGGGATAGTTTTCCAGAGGGGGCAAGGCTTCGATGGTGTAGCTGCGATCATCCGGGTTACGGTGAAACATCAGGGGTATCACCGGGGCGCCGGTCATTCTGGCGATCTTGGCCGTCAAACGAATGGTCGCCGCCGAATGACCGAAAAACGGCGCAAATACGCTGGCCTGGCGACCGAAATCCTGATCGGGAGAGTACCACACGATATTCCCTTGCTTGATGCGGCGTACCATGCGGCGCAAGTCGTGGCGATCGATCG
It encodes the following:
- a CDS encoding symmetrical bis(5'-nucleosyl)-tetraphosphatase, yielding MSTYAIGDLHGCHAEFIELLETLGFDSRRDRLWLVGDLVNRGPGSLECLREVKALGAAAECVLGNHDLHLLAVARGNGTLKRNDTLSDILAAPDREQLLDWLQSRPLTVRHEQDLMVHAGLLPQWTVPQAERLGQEVQAMLGSENAGAFLCAMYGNLPDVWHPELEGIARQRMIVNVFTRMRFINAQGQLDFAAKEGLDSAPPGYAPWFQYPRDDDYRVIFGHWAALEGTAPDARMSVESLDSGCVWGGSLTALNLESGQRTRVPSRQVRC
- the apaG gene encoding Co2+/Mg2+ efflux protein ApaG, whose translation is MSEPEVLVAIEPHYRSDESCATQARYVFSYTVTLHNTSDHSVQLMARYWKITQGSGESQEVRGKGVVGQQPLIGPGQRFRYTSRAILQTPVGVMQGAYTCFNTATQRAFDVPVAPFCLAGPNQIH
- the rsmA gene encoding 16S rRNA (adenine(1518)-N(6)/adenine(1519)-N(6))-dimethyltransferase RsmA, coding for MTQPPVHRARKRFGQNFLRDPGIISRIVRSIGPRAADRLVEIGPGQGALTEPLLDAAGKLEVIELDRDLIPGLRVQFFNYPDFVIHEGDALKFDFQALKGDGPALRVVGNLPYNISTPLIVHLLQAGDAIADMHFMLQKEVVERLAAVPGGPDWGRLSVMAQYYCHVDQLFVVPPEAFVPRPKVDSAIVRLTPHEQLPHTAQDPLLLFDLVREAFGQRRKTLRNNLKGRIDAEALETLGIDPGRRPQTLSVEEFVRIANHLALADTGADQGE
- the pdxA gene encoding 4-hydroxythreonine-4-phosphate dehydrogenase PdxA; this translates as MHAGEAGSLAVKLALTTGEPAGIGPELTLMLAAQGALPPGTVAVGDPEMLAVRARALGLAVRIETISPGEALPSLNAGVLPVWPVPLRTESVPGHLETANAAYVLETLDVAIAACLQGHADAMVTAPLHKGVIVEGGFPGFTGHTEYLRDACKVDEVVMMLATEQALHAQVPGWTGESALRVALVTTHLPLRKVADAITAPRLERIARLLHADLKRQFGIAAPRIAVCGLNPHAGEGGHLGHEEQAIITPVLDALRAEGLLIEGPLPADTLFTPRHLRDVDAVLAMYHDQGLAVLKYAGFGRAANLTLGLPLVRTSVDHGTALDLAGRGSADPGSLQVALALAAELSRRKHSGQVHPAG
- a CDS encoding peptidylprolyl isomerase, which produces MRSRKIASLGRVLGLAACLVALPLTLQAQEYQSLERRSLDQVVAVVNDGVIMQSELEERLQQVQRQAEEQGGSLPTGVNLRRQVLERMVVEELQLQMARDANLSVDDTELNRQLRSIAESNGMSLDAFADRLEADGMSLGQVREQVRREMLIRQVQQRQVGGRVSISDRDVERLLAQQAPGGPTEQAVIEENRARHILIGMTPNRDESQARAMANDIRRRLQQGESFAALAQEMSDDQGSALNGGELGWLRPGQTVPAFEEAMNELPLNQVSEPVRSQFGYHLIEVLERRRQDVTQESQREQVRQAMFQRRASEALEGWIQEIRSQAYVDIRL
- a CDS encoding LPS-assembly protein LptD, which codes for MGKRLSRSALGSLVAGASLSPWWVQAAPPSAQDLDWQPWEGAAAQGELCRGRYVMPGYRLPQQDDPETVALEASELDYQANGEALLRGDVVLRRGNTQLEAASLRLPEQRQHIEAEGGLALRDGVALVRGKQANVSLVDDRAALEGAQYVFYEQRLRGEASRLEQRGESLYRLNDATFTTCDPGENTWRLVGSEINLHQARGYGTARHTRLEVKDTPVFYWPWLRFPLDDRRQTGLLWPTLGFSGDGVDYTQPFYWNIAANHDATITPRWMSDHGLLLGGEYRYLYPDSRGQVEGAWLASDDGGSGQRADRHEGDDRWYIDAQHAGRVNERSNYRLRYGSASDGRYFEDFGSTLGGDSRSSMERLAQVDYRGERWQLDARAQGFQRLEETLNDSDKPFYRLPSLTANADWRQDSGLYYQWRSNATHFWRDVDENLVPEREAATGTRLHLTPALGWRFEQPWGHLEPRTELWHTAYALDYGDRQTQRDESPDRSVAVSSVDGGLVFERELELAGRDYRQTLEPRLNYAYVPRTDQSELPDFDSREQPFSWNQLWSANRFSGADRVGDLNRLSYALESRLLEREDGSEQLSVGVGQSVYFDDRRIDLDGDPDKRRPEDYLTAERFYQATRERSPLVTRVDWQINSRWSAGYEWLYDDHRDLTERSAVDLHYRHPRGHVLNLGYRWEIEGFDPSVVPGDDGFRDYDREEFDVSFAWKATPQVDLIGRYIHDQTNQRSLEQLAGVQWNDCCYGVQVVWREWVDDNDTARVADDYHDRGLFLRFVFKGLGGIGQEADSYFEQAVPGYRAAAF
- a CDS encoding aminoglycoside phosphotransferase family protein, giving the protein MSSSRFDALSDWAARLHQLPPERLALTPAGGDASFRRYFRLTLPSGESRILMDAPPAQEDSRPFLAIARQWDAEGLPVPTVHAHDLNQGFLELDDLGETPLQLTFDEAERRSLQRHTQALAILADLQNRADPSPLPHYDAALLERELDLFPDWCLEHWLGIAPPETWPALRQALIESALAQPQVTVHRDFDAMNLMLHRERLYMIDFQDAVAGPVSYDLVSLLRGRYLRFSTAQFQQLVDAFHSQALRDGRLPATLGLADFLTTVNAMAAQRSLKVLGIFCRLTLRDGKTGYMARLPHFLDHLQDSLGALPVHSDFHAWTEHTLRPALQQRLARENER
- the murU gene encoding N-acetylmuramate alpha-1-phosphate uridylyltransferase MurU, translating into MKAMILAAGLGKRMRPLTDHCPKPLLPVAGKPLLVHHLERLARAGITEVVINVSYRAEQIIQALGDGTRYGVHITWSREAQPLETGGGMRQALTYLGEAPFYLVNGDVWCDTLPLPMALQQDELAHLSLVDNPSHHPHGDFHLDPHGKLSVTGEPKLTYAGIALVDPGLVADEPHGAFALAPLLKRAMTEGRVSGSHYSGHWVDVGTPQRLQELEAHLAGETFS
- a CDS encoding OsmC family protein yields the protein MKARVSWTDGRQFVAESGSGHSVVIDGPPEHGGRNTGPRPMEMLLMGMGGCTAFDILNILDKSRSNVTDCVAEIEAERADEVPSVFTRIHVHFVITGRELKEKHVQRAVELSAEKYCSASIMLVKGGVDITHSFEIVDA
- the speD gene encoding adenosylmethionine decarboxylase, encoding MANNLRLHGFNNLTSSLSFNIYDICYAKTEEQRKAYIDYIDELYNAERLTQILKDVTNIIGAHVLNIARQDYEPHGASVTILIAEHELENAAPEQIEPGPGPLPETVVGHLDKSHVTVHSYPESHPDNGISTFRLDIDVSTCGMISPLKALNYLIHSFDSDIVTVDYRVRGFTRDVHGKKLFIDHDITSIQDYLATDTKEAYQMVDVNVYQENMFHTKMLLKDFELDNYLFGTSRRDITFEEARDIEGRLRKEMLEIFYSRNMD